From Thermus neutrinimicus, the proteins below share one genomic window:
- a CDS encoding NAD-dependent malic enzyme, protein MPVSRYYDVKRDERGERYLEPYVSGFLLLRLPLLNKGTAFTEEERRALGLEGLLPPHVNTLEEQKERVYRRYRLIQSPLEKHIYLRHLQDRNEVLFYALLVDHLEEMLPILYTPTVGEAVREFSHIYRYPRGFTASTKNIHRIEEALANVPLEEVRLIVATDSSAILGIGDQGYGGMAISIGKLTLYTAAGGVGPDKTLPVELDVGTDREDLLTDPLYLGVRHKRLRGEEYYRFLDRFVEAVRKRYPKALIQWEDFAKEAAFTVLERYRKVIPSFNDDIQGTGAVALAGVLAACRLKGEKLSQQVVVVYGAGAGGIGVAWALREGMRREGLSPEEARARVLVLDSRGLLVEGRGMEAYKEPYAQRPERIAGWEFAGPYPNLLETIRHARATVLLGLSGQGGSFTEPVVRAMLENTPRPVIFPLSNPTSASEAFPDDLIYWTEGRALVAAGSPFPPVGYMGRTIPIGQGNNAFIFPGLGLGAVLARAREVTDGMVLEAAYALYDYTRSHFPELLYPPVARLREVSPYVAARVMQKALEEGVAEEERVKGLSFKGLMEFVRSRFWEPKYLPYRPAPVI, encoded by the coding sequence ATGCCGGTCAGCCGCTATTACGATGTCAAGCGGGACGAGCGGGGCGAGCGTTACCTGGAGCCCTATGTTTCCGGTTTTCTTTTGCTGAGGCTTCCCCTCCTCAACAAGGGCACGGCCTTCACCGAGGAGGAGCGAAGAGCCCTGGGCCTCGAGGGCCTCCTCCCCCCCCATGTGAACACCCTGGAGGAGCAAAAGGAACGCGTCTACCGCCGCTACCGCCTCATCCAAAGCCCCCTGGAGAAGCACATCTATCTCCGCCACCTCCAGGACCGCAACGAGGTGCTCTTTTACGCCCTCTTGGTGGACCACCTGGAGGAGATGCTCCCCATCCTCTACACCCCCACGGTGGGGGAGGCGGTGCGGGAGTTCTCCCACATCTACCGCTACCCCCGGGGCTTCACCGCCAGCACCAAAAACATCCACCGCATCGAGGAGGCCCTGGCCAACGTGCCCCTGGAGGAGGTGCGCCTCATCGTGGCCACGGATTCCTCCGCCATCCTGGGGATCGGGGACCAGGGGTATGGGGGCATGGCCATCTCCATCGGGAAGCTCACCCTTTACACGGCTGCGGGGGGTGTGGGCCCCGACAAAACCCTTCCCGTGGAGCTGGACGTGGGCACGGACCGGGAGGACCTCCTCACGGATCCCCTTTACCTGGGGGTGCGGCACAAGCGCCTGAGGGGGGAGGAGTACTACCGCTTCCTGGACCGCTTCGTGGAGGCGGTGCGCAAGCGCTACCCCAAGGCCCTGATCCAGTGGGAGGACTTTGCCAAGGAGGCCGCCTTCACCGTGTTGGAGCGTTACCGCAAGGTGATCCCCTCCTTCAACGACGACATCCAGGGCACCGGGGCGGTAGCCCTGGCGGGGGTGCTGGCTGCCTGCCGCCTTAAGGGGGAAAAGCTTTCCCAGCAGGTGGTGGTGGTCTATGGCGCGGGCGCCGGGGGCATCGGGGTGGCTTGGGCCCTGCGGGAGGGCATGAGGCGGGAGGGCCTTTCCCCAGAGGAGGCCCGGGCCCGGGTTCTGGTGCTGGATTCCAGGGGCCTCCTGGTGGAAGGCCGAGGCATGGAGGCGTACAAGGAGCCCTACGCGCAAAGGCCTGAGCGGATTGCGGGGTGGGAGTTCGCTGGCCCTTACCCCAACCTCCTGGAGACCATCCGCCACGCCCGGGCCACCGTGCTCCTGGGCCTTTCCGGCCAGGGGGGGAGTTTCACCGAGCCGGTAGTGCGGGCCATGCTGGAAAACACTCCCCGCCCCGTGATCTTTCCCCTTTCCAACCCCACCTCCGCCTCCGAGGCCTTCCCCGACGACCTCATCTACTGGACGGAGGGAAGGGCCCTGGTGGCGGCGGGTAGCCCCTTCCCCCCCGTGGGCTACATGGGGAGGACCATTCCCATCGGCCAGGGGAACAACGCCTTCATCTTTCCCGGCCTCGGCCTGGGGGCGGTTTTGGCCCGGGCCCGCGAGGTGACGGACGGGATGGTGTTGGAGGCAGCCTACGCCCTTTACGACTACACGCGAAGCCATTTCCCCGAGCTCCTTTACCCCCCGGTGGCCCGGCTGCGGGAGGTATCCCCTTATGTGGCGGCCCGGGTGATGCAGAAGGCCCTCGAGGAGGGCGTGGCCGAGGAGGAGCGGGTGAAGGGGCTTTCCTTCAAGGGGCTTATGGAGTTCGTGCGGAGCCGTTTCTGGGAGCCCAAGTACCTCCCCTACCGTCCAGCCCCGGTAATCTAA